The following is a genomic window from Deltaproteobacteria bacterium.
CAGGAGGTCCCGGAGGAGGATATCCTCGGATTTCTTGAGTCTTACACGCGCGAATGAGCACAGGGGAGGAACCCCTTTTTATCTTGACTTGCCGCCGTTTCTTTAATAATTTAGGACATTAAACCAGGGCCGGAGAGCATGAGGAACATAAAGGCCGGAGATGATATCTTTTTTACCGCAACCATGGCCGAGGTCCTGGAAAAACAGGGCCTTTACGAGGACGCCCTGATTGTCTACAAGATCCTGGCCGATACGAACCCCTGGGACCAGTCACTGAGTTTCAGGATAGAGCGTCTCAAGGCCCTTGCAGCCGGGCGCGGAAGGAAAAAGCCCGCCAGGGACGAGAACTGAGAGGTCGGGAAAGATGCCTTTCAAGAGCATATTGAAGGAACTGGTCGAGGCTATCGACGGCGGCGTTGCCGCGACTCTCATGGGCAGGGACGGCATATCCGTCGAGCAGTTTATAAAGTCCGGCGGATATGACGTCGAGACCGTCGGGGTCGAGTACGGCAAGGTAGTGGACGAGATAGGAAAGGCCTCCGACCTCCTTAACCTGGGGAGCGTCCAGGAGGTCATGGTCTCGACGGCCTCCGTGGACATACTCCTCAGGATGGCGTCAGAGGACTACTACATAGCGTTCGTCCTCGCGGGCGACTCCAATATCGGAAAGGCAAGGTATCTCCTCCGGAAGGCCGCAGTTACGGCCTCCGAGGAGCTTCGCTGAGAGGGCAGGCGCTTGGGGGCTAAGCGGGAACCGGACTACAGGGGGAGGCTGAGGGGCCTGAGGACGCTCCTCGGTGATAAGCTTGACGCCATCCTAGTAAGCGACCTCAAGAACGCGAGATACCTTTCCGGCTTTACCGGCTCGAACGCATTTATTGTCGTAACGCACGACGAGGCGTTTTTCCTTACTGACCCGAGGTACACGGCCCAGGCCAGGGAAGAGGTCAAGGGCTTCAAAATACGGATATTCAGGAAGGCGCTGGACGAGATATCCGCGCTCGTACTTGAGAAGAGGATAAAGGCCCTCGGCTTCGAGGCCCCGAACCTCAATTATGCCTCGTACAGGAAACTCGCCAAGGCGCTCCCGAAAGTAAGGCTCCGGCCTGCGGACGGCCTTATAGAGCGCCTGAGGGAGAGGAAGGACCTCTTCGAGGTCGAAAAGATAAGGGCCTCGGCAAACCTTCTTGACGTCGGTTTCAGGAAGGCCGCGCGGCTTGTAAGGGCGGGCGCGATCGAGAGCGAGGCCGCTTTCTCCATAGAGGTGGACCTCCGGAGAAAAGGCGCCGAGGCGATGGCCTTCGACACGATAATCGCTTCTGGCGAGCGCGGTTCACTCCCGCACGGCAGGGCGTCAGGGAAAAGGATAAAAAAAGGCGAGCTCGTTGTTGTGGATATGGGCGTCCTGATGGACGGATACAATTCTGACGAGACCCGCACTTTTGCTGCCGGGAAGCTTAAGCCCCGGCAGAGGGAAATATACGGCATAGTAAAGGACGCCCAGTCAGCCGCCATCGATGCGATAAGGCCGGGCAGAAGGGCTTCCGAGGTGGACGGCGCGGCGAGGAAAGTCATAGAGAAGGCCGGGTACGGTAAGTTCTTCGGGCACGGGACCGGCCACGGGGTCGGGCTCGACATCCACGAGCGCCCCTCGCTCGGCCCGCTCTCCGAAGACGTCCTCGATGAGGGCATGGTCGTCACAATAGAGCCCGGCATATATCTCCCGGGCTACGCCGGCGTGAGGATAGAGGACATGGCGCTCGTAGTGAAGGGCGGATGCGAGCTCCTTACGAAGACGGCGAAGGAATTGATCGAGGTATAACGGGATGTTGAAAAGTCCTTCCTGGACTTTTTCAACCACGGCTTGGTCGGAATGGATCCGTCCAAGCCTCACAAATTGCTCGACTTGGATATTCTTCGCAATTTGGCAATCCATCCCTGGATTGCTTAGCAGGGTATTTTCAACACCCTGCGAAAAGGTGCATTGGGGAAGGCAAGCGCATTTTGAAATCGTTCTTGAGGAAGACGTCTGAGGAGGACCAATGGACATAAAGGACATAAAAGCCATCTACAAGTTCCTGAGGGAAACGGATATCGTCGAGTTCGAGCTGGAGGGGCCGGACGGCAAGGTGAGGCTCAAGAGGGGGAACGCCTATGCCGCGCTTCCCGCAAGGGAAGCGGCCATGCCGGAAGCCGCGCCCGCCAGCGCGCCTCAAAAGGAGCCGGTGAAGGAAGACGCCGGAAAGGCCAGGCCGGACAACATAAAGGTCATTACCTCGCCGATGGTCGGCACTTTTTACAGGTCGCCCTCGCCCGAGGCCTCGCCCTTCATCGAGGTCGGGTCGGTCGTGAAGAAGGCCCAGACACTCTGCATAATAGAGGCCATGAAGCTCATGAACGAGGTCGAAAGCGACTTTAACGGCAAGGTCGTCTCGATACTCGTCGAGAACGGCCAGCCCGTAGAGTACGGCGAGCCCCTCTTCCACATAGAGGTCTCGAAATAACCCGCACCGCGCCGGTTCGGCGCGGCCCGCAGGGGAAACCGCAAAGGATACGGATGTTCAACAAGATACTGATAGCTAA
Proteins encoded in this region:
- a CDS encoding roadblock/LC7 domain-containing protein, whose amino-acid sequence is MPFKSILKELVEAIDGGVAATLMGRDGISVEQFIKSGGYDVETVGVEYGKVVDEIGKASDLLNLGSVQEVMVSTASVDILLRMASEDYYIAFVLAGDSNIGKARYLLRKAAVTASEELR
- a CDS encoding Xaa-Pro peptidase family protein yields the protein MGAKREPDYRGRLRGLRTLLGDKLDAILVSDLKNARYLSGFTGSNAFIVVTHDEAFFLTDPRYTAQAREEVKGFKIRIFRKALDEISALVLEKRIKALGFEAPNLNYASYRKLAKALPKVRLRPADGLIERLRERKDLFEVEKIRASANLLDVGFRKAARLVRAGAIESEAAFSIEVDLRRKGAEAMAFDTIIASGERGSLPHGRASGKRIKKGELVVVDMGVLMDGYNSDETRTFAAGKLKPRQREIYGIVKDAQSAAIDAIRPGRRASEVDGAARKVIEKAGYGKFFGHGTGHGVGLDIHERPSLGPLSEDVLDEGMVVTIEPGIYLPGYAGVRIEDMALVVKGGCELLTKTAKELIEV
- the accB gene encoding acetyl-CoA carboxylase biotin carboxyl carrier protein, which codes for MDIKDIKAIYKFLRETDIVEFELEGPDGKVRLKRGNAYAALPAREAAMPEAAPASAPQKEPVKEDAGKARPDNIKVITSPMVGTFYRSPSPEASPFIEVGSVVKKAQTLCIIEAMKLMNEVESDFNGKVVSILVENGQPVEYGEPLFHIEVSK